The Salinirubellus salinus genome segment GCCGCCGGCCTGCCCCGACTCGTCGGTGCGATGGTCCTCGGCACCGGCGTCATCTACGCGATGGGCGTCGCGGGCCTGATGCTCGTCCTCGGTCTCGGCCTGCCGGAGGCGTTCGCCGCCGGCGCCGCCTCGTTCATCCCGGCCGAGGTGTTCAAGATCGCCGCCGCCGTCGGCATCGTCCGCTCGGACGCCGTCGTCGCGGAGTAGCCGCTCGCCGATGATAGAGACGCGGGACCTCGTCTTCACCCACGACGGTGCGACCCGCCCCGCCCTCGACGGCGTCTCGCTGACCATCCCGGACGGCGAGAGCGTCGTCCTCGCGGGCGCCAACGGCGCAGGCAAGACCACCCTCGTCCGGCACTTCAACGGTCTGCTGGCCCCCGACGCGGGCGAGGTGCTCGTCGACGGGGACCCCGTCGACGAACACCCCGTGCACGCCCGGACCCGCGTGGGGATGACCTTCCAGGACCCGCGCGACGCGTTCGTCTCCGCGACGGTGGGTGCCGACGTGGCGTTCGGTCCGGAGAACCTCGGCCTCCCGCACGCGACGATCGACCGCCGGGTCGAGGTGTCGCTCGCGGCGGTCGGGATGGACGGCCGCGAGGACGAGCGCATCGACGCCCTCTCGGGCGGCGAGCAGGCCCGCGTCGCCATCGCGGGGGCACTGGCGATGGACCCGGCCCACCTCGTGCTGGACGAACCGTTCGCCGGCCTCGACTGGCCCGCCCGCCGGTCGGTGCTCGCCCACCTCCGCGACCTGCACGCCGACGGGACGGGGCTGGTCGTCGTCACCCACGACCTGCGTGACCTCGCGTGGGTCGACCGCTGGGTCGTGTTGCGCGAGGGCCACGTGGCGGCCGACGGCGACCCCGAGGCGGTCCGCCAGCGCCTCGAGTCGCTCGACGTCCGTCCGCCGGACGGCCCTGCCGGCGCTCCCGAACCCTGAGATGGTCCTCCAGTACACCCCCGGCGAGTCGCTGGCACACGCGCTCGACCCGCGCTCGAAACTCGCGGTCCAGGCGGGGTTCGTGGCCGCGGCGTTCGCCTACACCACCCCGTCCGGGCTGGCCACGATGACCGTCCTCGCCGCCGGGGTGCTCGCGGTCGCCCGGACCTCGCCGCTCGCGACGCTCCGCGAGGTGTGGGTCGTCCTCCCGCTGCTCGTCGCCGCGCCGTTGTTGCAGGGACTGACCCTCTCGGCGCCGTACTTCTCCGTCGCCGAGGCGCGGTTCCCGGCGCTGGCGGCCTACCGGACGCTCCTCGTGCTGCTCGTCGCCGCCGCGTACGTCCGGACCACGCCGGCCCGTGACTCGCGGGCGGCCGTCCAGCACACCGTCCCCGGTCGACCCGGCCAACTGCTCGGGATGGGCGTCGCGTTCGTGTTCCGCTTCCTCCCGGTGCTCCAGCGCGACCTCTCGCGCATCCGAGACGCCTCGCGGGCACGGCTCGGTGACCAGCGGCGACTCGACGAGCGGATGCGGACGGTCGCGCTCGTCGGTCTGAACCGCGCGTTCTCGCGCTCCGACGCGTTCTCGCTCGCCCTCCGTGCCCGGTGTTTCTCGTGGAATCCCACCCTCCCACGACTGCGGTTGGGCCGGGCCGACTGGGCCGCGCTGGCGTTCGCCGCCGGCCTGTTCGGGGCAGCGCTCTGGCCCCGGATATCCACCGTCATATGAACGCCCCGTCACTGGCCGGTGAGACGTGTAAGTTACGGTGAGGAAACGACCGGTATCGGCCGCCGAAACCGCCCGAGGCGGCCGATTTCGATACCAAGACTTAAGCGCTTAGGTTCCCCGCAACGCGGTATGGCACCGACACTCCCACTCCAGGCGGGAGACACGATCACGCGAGAGACCTTCTGGGGTATCTCGCACACGGGCGAGGTGGTGTTCTACTACCTCGCGTTCGTGACGATCGTCGTCTTCGCGTGGGGGGTCTACGACCGTTTCGCCCGCTACTCCGAAGGGACCGAGGACTGGTTCGAGCGACTCGACGACCTGCCCGGACGCATCAGCAGGGCCGCCAAGGTGGTCG includes the following:
- a CDS encoding energy-coupling factor transporter transmembrane component T family protein encodes the protein MVLQYTPGESLAHALDPRSKLAVQAGFVAAAFAYTTPSGLATMTVLAAGVLAVARTSPLATLREVWVVLPLLVAAPLLQGLTLSAPYFSVAEARFPALAAYRTLLVLLVAAAYVRTTPARDSRAAVQHTVPGRPGQLLGMGVAFVFRFLPVLQRDLSRIRDASRARLGDQRRLDERMRTVALVGLNRAFSRSDAFSLALRARCFSWNPTLPRLRLGRADWAALAFAAGLFGAALWPRISTVI
- a CDS encoding energy-coupling factor ABC transporter ATP-binding protein yields the protein MIETRDLVFTHDGATRPALDGVSLTIPDGESVVLAGANGAGKTTLVRHFNGLLAPDAGEVLVDGDPVDEHPVHARTRVGMTFQDPRDAFVSATVGADVAFGPENLGLPHATIDRRVEVSLAAVGMDGREDERIDALSGGEQARVAIAGALAMDPAHLVLDEPFAGLDWPARRSVLAHLRDLHADGTGLVVVTHDLRDLAWVDRWVVLREGHVAADGDPEAVRQRLESLDVRPPDGPAGAPEP